CTGAATATACCTGAGGAGACATGGAATTTGTCTACAGAAGGTGTTGGTGGAACAATCATTGATTCAGGAACTACTTTGAGCTATTTTGCAGAACCAGCATATGAGATTATAAAACAGGCATTTGTTAACAAGGTGAAGCACTATCCTGTTTTAGAAGATTTTCCAATTTTGAAACCATGTTACAATGTTTCTGGAGTGGAGAAACTTGAATTGCCTTCATTTGGGATAGTTTTTGGTGATGGAGCTATATGGAATTTTCCAGTAGAGAACTACTTCATCAAACTTGAACCAGAGGATATTGTTTGTTTGGCAATGTTAGGAACTCCTCATTCGGCCATGTCGATAATTGGCAACTACCAACAGCAGAATTTTCATATCTTATATGACACCAAAAGGTCAAGGCTGGGATTTGCACCAACAAGATGTGCTGATGCCTGATAGTGTTGTTTAGCTTTTTCGGGTTGAAGGTGGAAAACTGTAAACATAATTGGGTTAAGGATTGTGCTCATTCTTTTGCTGATTTTTGAACTAGTATAGGTACAATATGTAGGTTTTTCTCCCCTTTAATTTTAGGTGTTTAGATGATAAGAATATTATTATACATTGTTTGACAGGAAACTGATTACAATTTATGTAAGGAAACTTTTAAGAGCTTTTCGCATATCTGAATGACTGCTTTTACAATTTACTACTACATTTTTCCAATCTAAACTTGGTTATTCTAGTTAGGAATGTCTCCAAAAAATAACTTGCATTTATTTGCTGTTGAGTTGCAGCCCAGAGATTGAATGGTCAATTCAGAAATCTTATAATTAATTTGTGTACTTAAAATGGCTTGTTGGTAAAGTTGTAGTTTATGCAGCCGCTTTTCTTTTTAGTTTCCCACCCGATGTCCGGTACTCACATTAGGACCCGACTAAATCCGGATTCGCGTCGGGAAGTCCCACATTGGGGAGTAAAGTGTTCCCTAACAAAGACGACTCCTTACTCATGAactcgaacccgagacctctgaTTAAGGATGAAGGAGTGCTTACCCCTCCACCACACCGCTTACAATAGCCCAAATTCTCTTTCAGTAGTACTTTTGTTAGTCAGATTGGATAGCATCTTCTGAATGCTACAAATTAAGGCGAGACTCATAATCACAAGCATGCATCATTTTCTGGTTTAGAGCTGTTTCTAGGTGGTGGTTCATGGTTGGAAATGGTGTCCATGTTTTCGGTTTTGTCTGATTCTTTTATTCTACCAAATTTAGAATCCTCATTTCTCCTcaagaaaatgctaaattttgatGAATCAGAGTTTTATGCTCCAACGATAGCGGGGGCTTAAATTGTTGAAGCATTTTTCTTGATATTAATTGTTGTTCTTTCTTGTAAGTGGTTCCTACactgccttttttttttcttttgagtttCGTAGGGTCCTTTGTCTTCAGAACAGCTATATTGGGGTGATATTTTTGATTCTTACAATTCCTCGACCTGTTTTATTAAGGCTGGGTTTGAGAGAGTGTGTGATATGGTCGATCTAATTATAACTAGCCCAATTACTTTGTATCTGAATGAGATCACAAGATGTTATGTCTAGTAAGGAGACTTCATCAACAATTTCACGTGAGAGCAGAAGCAGATTAGGTTTTTAATCCAATGGATATGAAGCACCACCGCACTCAGTGGCGGATGTATAGTATAATTACTGAACCCAGAAACTTTTGCGGAgactttgtatttttattaaaaaatccattaaatatctataaatatatgAATGTGAACTCAGTTATTAttgtaaattaatttaaaattacaatagaaactcataaactttaaatcctagatccgcctctaaCCACACTCACTATATTTTGTGGCAATAGTTATGTATTATCTCTAAAATACATATATGTAGTTTAAGTTGAAGTCATTGGATGCGGATGCACTTGCTGCCAGAGTTCCACCTCAATCACTACACGACGGCTTCTCGTTTGGGGCATAGATGGCCTAATTGTTGAAATCCTGGCGACTTGTGATATCAAAATGGTAGGAATAGCCTATTTTGCTGGTCTAATATAGTGTCCAGTTGCTGGAAACAAAAACTTAGTGAACAGACGATATCACATTTAATCGAAACAGTTGCCTTTTGTAGATTATACTGGGAGTTCAAACTACACAACTGGAAGGTTTCTGTTTGCAAGAACTTGGTGTAATGAATTGACCGTCGAAACTAGTCTGGTCGCAATTCTGAATTTGACTGCAGGTTTATTCATTAGAAAATATAGTTCTAGTCCATAGATACATTTAGGGACAATCCGTGATTATGCCCTTACCTTACAAATATTCAGATTTTGAAATAACAAAAAGATTATATTTCTAGTTAAAGTCAAATTTGGATCAAAATGACTAGTATGATATAGCACATGTATTTCTCCCAAAATTGAAGAATTCGACTAACCTTGTTATCCATATTAGTTCGTATAGTTTATCTTAGGATAGATGTGAGGGGTTATGCTCAAAGTCTGCTAATCACTTCGTGTAATGGCTTTGATTGGATGATAGATCCACTTGCGTGTATTagttaaaataaaaattggaaACCAGAACTTGAGACTTGCACCTatgacttcttttttcttttccacgAACTATGAGTTATTCATTACGTGTAAATTTAGTCAAACTATAAATTTTATTGGAAGAGACTAATGACAATGACGATAGAAGAGACTTACAGAGCAGCGGAGACCACAAAGATAACGTTCTTATGTTACACTTGGACAAGATTCCACAGTAAATACCCTCTTAACTCGTCAGAGCTGCTTTTCTCAGTGCATTTGACGGAGTAAGAGGAAATTGGCTCGGACACCAGACTGCCCATGCCCGCCCATTTTGCTTCGGCCTCAATGGAATGACCCTCTTAGTTATGCTGCGCTCTGATTTGAGTTCTCACGTCCGCTTTTCTCCGCCCACAACCCAATAAGGTGGCTTTGAGCTTGAGTAACAACTAATGGTTTGGCGAAGTTAATTTCATGAATGATCATCAAACAAAGCATATCTTAGTAAAGTCATAAAACTAAATtttgtaataaaaaaaatacatcagcTATCTCTATATGTTACATAGAATGAAATTTGCTAAAAGTTCATCAATCCTTTGTCGAAAATTAAAACTAAGTCAGCCACATATGATAAAATTGCCAAAGAAGTAACATCATGCGAATAAAACAAATTGATATTCTCGTCACGGTATATGTGCCATCACTTATTGCATTTCTTCCATTTCTTACCCCATTTAATCcacatttcccccatttctgtaGAATATCGTATGCCGTGTAACCTGCTCTAGCAATCCAGAGTTTCGATCATAGTCAACTTTACAGCAGTACAGAatcaataaatgataaaaatccaCACCTTGTGTAGAAAAATAGAGTTTCTGAAATCAATTAGACTACCCCAGGAAAGGATGAATTAAAGGTTATTTACCAAGGTAATCCAAAGAGGCGTTAATTTgcagaaataaaaatgaaatagaacATGACTTATAAGTAACATTGATTTCAAAACTGGAAGAAACTGTTTACAAGATTTAACAGCAAAATTCAAGAAACTTTTgtcagaaataaaaataaaagaagaaaacaaccGAAAAAACAAAAACCATCATCATACTACTAGTTAAAATGAGTATTCAAGTCCAGTTGAACTGCTGAAAGTTCCCCCCTCTTTAACTTGACGAAAATATAAGAATAGTAAAATCCTATTCGTGAACTCTTATATTTAGTCTTCTTAGCCATATGGAGTGAACAGTCATGTGGAACAGATCAAATCTTTTGGGAGGTCCATTAATCACAAAATGCCTCTGAACTTGCTTCACTCTCCTATGCATTCTCAAGTACTGACTTTGTGAAATGCTcattagtatcttcttgatatttggTATGTCCTTCACAGCCACTGTCACAGAAAATGATTTCCAATTCAGGACATCACTAAATGGTGGCACATAACTATCTGAAATCAAGACAGGAATACATTCTGCATATATTGCTTCCACAACTCTTGGACTTGCAACTTCATATCCACTTGGGCACAAACAAAACTTGCTCTTCTTTAACATGGATTCATAAGATTTGCTTCTTGGAAGTTTTTCATAAACCAACACATCTTCATCTTTCCCTTTCCATTGTTTTAGCAGATGGTGTCTAATGTTACCATGTAAACCACCCGCGAAGAATGCAAGAATTGATCTTGTTGATGGTGAGGGACCTCCTATTAGTCCCTTGATATCGCCCGTCTTGAGATGGATTTCCGGTAGAGATACATCTTTTATAGGATTAAAACCTTCTGAGGTATTGGCATTGCATAAAACTCTTATGGAGTTGTTGAAGAGATGTGGAACGTATGAAGTCGAACGCGGTCCCTGGAGATCAATACAAATGTTTTTCATCAAAAAGGCAAATTTGAACTGTCAACTATGTCTCAATCCTAAACTAGTTGGGATCGATGGTTGGATGCTATCCAATGTGTCACCACTCGAGGCGTCACTAAGGGGCTGTTTGTTTCAAGGAATTAAGTGAGTTATCCCAGTCTAAACTTTGGGATTAAATTTATTTCGTGTTTTATTGTAGGTATATATATTAGCTAAAACCAATATTATTTTTATACCAAAATCTTGGTATAACTTATCCCATATGAAAGGTGGGATAAGTTATCCAGGTTATACTCCTGGCTTTACTCCTTTCCGCATCGGGGCTGATAATTGGATAGAATCTCCGTACCTTAAATAAAGAAAGGGGGCGTATAAATTGGGATTTTGGCTCGCGATAAAGCTAGGGCTTGGCCGATTTTGAACCAAACGACGCCTAAGAGCATTTAAGATAAATAAAGTAACACAGTACTTGTATTCCCTTGCTTACCCAGTCATGACAGGAAAGCATGAAGTGATCAGCACCAAGACTTCTGTTCCAAAAGGTATGTCTTGAAGAAATGACTTTAACATAATCAGCAACAGTTGTACCAATGGTATGCATATCATGGGCACCAGGGACATAGAGGTAATGAACCATCACAACTACACTAAATGGCAGAAAATACACCATAGCCTCATCTGGATCTTTTGTTCTGTAGAAATTTCCCTTTTCCATTTCATGTATAAACCTTCCTTCTGTTGAATATATGCTCCTACATGGACCATTATGGAATATTGGAGGTTCTCCTTCCTCATACACATATGCCTTGAAGTTCTTCTCCATTTCAAGATAGCTCCTACAATATTGTTGCTAAAGTTATAAATAAATGCCAATGTAAAATGAACACCGGCGGCTATGTTACTCggactttccgaaaaattttctgGGTGCGTgtcagatcctccaaaagtagtatATTTTTTAAGGATCGGGTGCGGCGGCATTTTGAAGAGTCCACGCAACATAGACCGGCGATATTGGTGATCTAGTTTAAGTTTTATGCGCTAACATTATAATGAGTAACATGTTAAAAATTGTAATTGGCATTCCATATGTACATATTAAACTACACTGATAGCGTAAAAAATCTTTTCGCCGTTAGTGTATATAACTTAATCAGATTACAACGTTGAATCAATACCTGTGGAAGGAATTTGCGTTATGGTACATGGGGCCTTGAGGAACATAATCAGGGTCCTGATGGCTAGATATCATACTCCCATTTCGAGCAGCTTCTCTTATGGAAGATCTGGCTTTTGCCAAAATGGCTTCAACCCTTTCTAACCTGCTGTACATTTTAACTACCCCTGCAGTTGCATTATTACCATGTTCTTCTCTTTCAATTGATATTTCATCCTTCTCATTCTGTGACTCTCCTTCCTTTTATATACATGATCGCAAaacacaaagaagaagaaaataaattagtATCGAGTTTAAGTTCTATTCATTGATTGACCGTATAAAAAGTGTTACACAATCATGTTACTTATAAGGTAAAAATAGTACTACTGTAACTAACATGTTTAAGTACCCCTGTAGTTGCATTATTACAATGTTAACTAAAAAGTTTATGTTCTGTGCACTAACTGTGTAAAAGGTACTACTCAATCAAGTCACTTTAAGGTAAAACTTGTAACCAACCTACCATCATCGGTTGAACTCCAttgacaacaataacaacaacaacaacaacaacctagtataatcccactagtggggtctggggagggtagtgtgtacgcagaccttactcctaccctagggtagagaggctgtttcctatagaccctcgccttcctccctccaagaactccccaccttgctcttggggtgacttgaACTCCATTATATATAACTGAAATCCGTAGTAAACATACAtaagaaagagcatacaacaagaaaacAAGGGGAGAAGTGGGCTTTACTTGGGGAGGTTGATGAGGAATTGAGTCTTCAGTTACCAATGAGTTGTTAAAAGGAGAAGTAAAAGATGGAGCCTCAGCTAGGCCAACTATCTGTAAATGCTCATCTTGTTCTTCATAACTACTTAAAGACCTCAAAGAATAAGAGGTCAAAATTCCAACAGACTTAATCCCAttccaagaagaagaagaagaaaatgatgacACAAAAGAACTACCTAATAATGTACAAGCAAGAATTGAAACCAGAAACAAAGGGATGAAAACCAAAAGAGCCAAATTAGAAGACAAAAATGAAGGCAACTGCAGCTTCTTGAGACACCACATTTCTAAAACTAAACTATTTTTATGGCCTAACCAAAAGTGCTTTACTTCTTTAGTACTGCAAAATATCAGAGGAAATAACGAGATACGATTTTGTTAGTCAGTGAACATTCTGAGATTCATTACTTCACTGCAACATATTCTTTGCTGCATATGTGCATTATTCTtgcacatcatgtgtttaaaataagccaaaagatgCATTTGCTAAATAGCCAGCAGCTTTATGGGGATTTTCGTCTAGCAAAGTTTCCTTAAAGTTCAAGTCTCCTTATACTCAAAGTCAGTTGTGTtacttttataattttttaatacTTCGAGTGATTTTACGGTGTGCCGACATTAGTTGTGTGAGACTTCGTTTTATCTCCACATATTTGTAGACTCGTATCTTACACATCCGGGTCCACAAAATTCTGGGACTACAAAATTGTGAGACAAAAAAGAGGTCTCATACAACTAGAGTCAGTTATGTGAGgcacaaaataaaaattttcttGTACAATACTGATTTTCGTTAGTAACTAATGAATATAAAAGTtcttttggccaaatttccataTCTGCTCATAAGAAAGCGAATATGCAAGTGATCTGTacagaaatcaaatgaagtgaacatGGCTCTTTCCTCTTTCGGTTATATGAACATAGAGTTATTGACATTTACTTCGCTTTaactttatatattttaaaattttctattattttgatcaaataatttcaaaattttaattttaaacatTACTAAAAGGCGACCTTTACTCACGTTTGGCTTACTCAAAATGCAACGTAAACATTCATTTAAGATATCACCCTAAAGTCAAAATCTTTATTTCCTTTTAATAATTGTACAATTGAACTATTCACGAGGCAAAATCGCCTCCAACTTGTGAAATTCATGATGATATAGCAAATACCAAGAATTATAAGATGGACTATATATCACGAAAATCAATCAATCTTAAAAGC
The sequence above is drawn from the Nicotiana tabacum cultivar K326 chromosome 13, ASM71507v2, whole genome shotgun sequence genome and encodes:
- the LOC107794704 gene encoding putative glycosyltransferase At5g03795, which codes for MWCLKKLQLPSFLSSNLALLVFIPLFLVSILACTLLGSSFVSSFSSSSSWNGIKSVGILTSYSLRSLSSYEEQDEHLQIVGLAEAPSFTSPFNNSLVTEDSIPHQPPQEGESQNEKDEISIEREEHGNNATAGVVKMYSRLERVEAILAKARSSIREAARNGSMISSHQDPDYVPQGPMYHNANSFHRSYLEMEKNFKAYVYEEGEPPIFHNGPCRSIYSTEGRFIHEMEKGNFYRTKDPDEAMVYFLPFSVVVMVHYLYVPGAHDMHTIGTTVADYVKVISSRHTFWNRSLGADHFMLSCHDWGPRSTSYVPHLFNNSIRVLCNANTSEGFNPIKDVSLPEIHLKTGDIKGLIGGPSPSTRSILAFFAGGLHGNIRHHLLKQWKGKDEDVLVYEKLPRSKSYESMLKKSKFCLCPSGYEVASPRVVEAIYAECIPVLISDSYVPPFSDVLNWKSFSVTVAVKDIPNIKKILMSISQSQYLRMHRRVKQVQRHFVINGPPKRFDLFHMTVHSIWLRRLNIRVHE